The following proteins are encoded in a genomic region of Sorangiineae bacterium MSr12523:
- the ftsY gene encoding signal recognition particle-docking protein FtsY: MEWIIAVVVVVAIAALLFFFRSKKAPEVPGKAAGESREEPTKRVERPALRESGAPPPRKAEKAAEAKAEPSKKAPPSPPVTEELSQADLAPVESARPEAAKPAKRDVAGIRKGLAATRTGFIARLTALFVGKKEIDPAILEQIEEVMLTSDVGVKTTQTVLERLREKLNRNELADPEAVWAELRAEAMRILSLDGGPLRFPTKPSVAMMVGVNGVGKTTTIGKLATKYAGEGKSVLLAAGDTFRAAAVAQLEVWGKRVGAEVVKGKEGSDPGAVAFEATTKAKEAQIDLLLVDTAGRLHTKTPLMDEIKKVRKTIAKAMDGAPHEILLVLDATNGQNALSQAALFKEALDPTGIILTKLDGTAKGGIVLGICDELKLPVRYIGLGERAEDLREFYPDEFVEALFGKPDEEARAA; this comes from the coding sequence ATGGAATGGATCATCGCCGTCGTCGTTGTCGTCGCGATTGCGGCGCTTCTCTTTTTCTTCCGCAGCAAGAAGGCCCCGGAGGTACCGGGTAAAGCCGCTGGTGAATCTCGCGAAGAGCCCACCAAGCGCGTCGAGCGCCCAGCGCTCCGCGAAAGCGGTGCACCTCCACCGAGGAAGGCCGAGAAGGCCGCCGAGGCGAAGGCCGAGCCTTCGAAAAAGGCACCGCCCTCACCTCCCGTCACCGAAGAGCTCTCCCAAGCCGATCTGGCGCCCGTCGAATCGGCGCGACCGGAAGCGGCCAAGCCTGCCAAGCGCGACGTCGCGGGGATTCGCAAAGGACTCGCCGCCACGCGCACGGGTTTCATTGCACGGCTTACGGCGCTCTTCGTCGGCAAGAAAGAGATCGACCCGGCCATCTTGGAGCAGATCGAAGAAGTCATGCTTACGAGCGACGTAGGCGTCAAAACGACGCAAACGGTGCTCGAACGTCTGCGAGAGAAATTGAACCGCAACGAGCTCGCTGATCCGGAAGCCGTATGGGCAGAACTTCGCGCAGAGGCCATGCGCATTCTGTCGCTCGACGGCGGGCCGCTTCGTTTTCCGACCAAGCCGTCGGTTGCGATGATGGTGGGTGTCAACGGTGTGGGAAAAACCACGACCATTGGCAAACTCGCAACGAAGTATGCCGGCGAGGGGAAATCAGTTTTGCTTGCCGCAGGTGATACGTTTCGTGCGGCTGCGGTGGCCCAGCTCGAAGTGTGGGGCAAGCGCGTAGGGGCGGAAGTGGTGAAGGGCAAAGAAGGCTCGGATCCTGGCGCGGTGGCGTTCGAAGCGACCACCAAAGCCAAGGAGGCGCAAATCGACCTTCTCTTGGTCGATACGGCAGGTCGCCTTCACACGAAGACGCCACTTATGGATGAAATTAAGAAAGTGCGCAAAACGATCGCGAAGGCGATGGATGGCGCGCCGCACGAGATCTTGCTCGTCCTGGACGCGACCAACGGCCAGAACGCACTTAGCCAAGCGGCATTGTTCAAAGAAGCACTGGACCCCACGGGTATAATCTTGACCAAGCTCGATGGCACCGCGAAAGGAGGCATCGTGCTGGGGATCTGCGACGAGTTGAAACTACCTGTAAGATACATCGGTCTGGGTGAGCGCGCGGAGGACCTTCGCGAGTTCTACCCCGACGAATTCGTAGAGGCTCTCTTTGGCAAACCGGATGAAGAGGCAAGAGCAGCGTGA